One part of the Synergistota bacterium genome encodes these proteins:
- the secF gene encoding protein translocase subunit SecF, with protein MFFLKDVPNINFMGSRKLAFIISGALIVLSLFSLWLRGLNLGIDFAGGTVFQVTFQKDFDVADIRVVLSQFGLGNSVIQKSEDGSFIIKTKNLGKEEQIAVFDALRKDLGELNILRIESVGPIIGEELRKQAFVALVIALLGILIYITLRFKFDFAVVSVLALIHDSLIVLGFYSLLWKEINLPFIAAILTIIGYSLNDTIVVLDRVRENLRVASRKFDFKTLINMSINQTLSRTINTSLTTLLPVLTLYLFGGEVLSNFALALLLGIIIGTYSSIYIAGALLVEWDLRRRRRPATLKVTRT; from the coding sequence GTGTTTTTCTTAAAGGATGTTCCAAATATAAACTTCATGGGCAGTAGAAAACTTGCTTTTATAATTTCAGGTGCGTTAATAGTTTTAAGTTTATTCTCTCTTTGGTTAAGAGGTTTAAACTTAGGTATAGATTTCGCAGGAGGAACCGTTTTTCAAGTTACTTTTCAAAAGGATTTTGATGTAGCTGACATTAGAGTGGTTCTCTCGCAGTTTGGCTTGGGTAACAGTGTTATTCAAAAATCAGAGGATGGTAGCTTTATTATAAAGACTAAAAATCTGGGAAAAGAAGAGCAAATAGCGGTTTTTGATGCCTTAAGGAAGGACCTTGGGGAGCTTAATATATTGAGAATAGAAAGTGTTGGTCCTATAATAGGGGAGGAGCTTAGAAAACAAGCCTTTGTCGCTCTCGTTATAGCTTTGTTGGGTATACTTATTTATATAACGCTGCGTTTTAAATTTGATTTTGCTGTGGTTTCTGTTTTAGCTTTGATTCATGACAGTCTTATAGTTCTTGGTTTTTATTCGCTTCTCTGGAAAGAGATAAATCTACCATTTATAGCTGCTATTCTTACCATTATTGGTTATTCTCTTAATGACACTATTGTAGTCTTAGATAGAGTTAGGGAAAACTTGAGGGTAGCTTCAAGGAAGTTTGATTTTAAGACGTTGATTAACATGAGCATAAATCAAACGCTTTCAAGAACTATAAATACATCTTTAACCACTCTTCTTCCGGTTTTAACTCTTTATCTATTCGGAGGAGAGGTATTGTCTAACTTTGCTTTAGCTCTCTTATTAGGTATAATAATAGGGACGTATTCTTCAATATACATAGCTGGAGCGTTGTTGGTTGAGTGGGATTTAAGAAGGAGAAGGAGGCCAGCAACCTTAAAAGTTACACGTACTTGA
- a CDS encoding GDP-L-fucose synthase, which yields MKVYIAGHRGLVGSALLKKLKEKGYENILFRSSKELDLRRQSDVEMFFEENKPDQVYLCAAKVGGILANSTFKAEFIYDNLAIALNVIHSSYKFGVKKLLNLGSSCIYPKNSPQPMKEEYLLSGYLELTNEPYAIAKISAIKLCRYYNEQYGTNFISVMPTNLYGPNDNFDLYTSHVLPALIRKFHLGKALEDGDWESIRRDLNARPIEDVNGECSKEVILKILEKYGIQFDKLSLKVNVLIWGSGEVYREFLYVEDLADACVFLMESIDAPEMRKLCPDYFVNVGTGEDIKIKDLAGIVKKIVGFSGEVRQDLSKPDGVQRKLLDVSKIRELGWTPKVGLEEGIKRTYEWYIGV from the coding sequence ATGAAAGTTTATATAGCTGGTCATAGAGGGCTTGTGGGATCGGCTCTTCTTAAAAAGTTGAAGGAGAAAGGTTATGAAAATATATTATTTAGGTCTAGTAAGGAGCTCGACTTAAGAAGGCAGTCTGATGTTGAAATGTTTTTTGAGGAAAATAAGCCTGATCAGGTATATTTATGTGCTGCTAAAGTAGGTGGTATACTTGCTAATAGTACTTTTAAGGCAGAGTTTATATATGATAACTTAGCTATAGCCTTAAATGTAATTCATTCTTCCTATAAATTTGGAGTGAAGAAACTTCTGAATTTGGGCTCCTCTTGCATCTATCCGAAGAACTCTCCTCAGCCTATGAAGGAGGAGTATCTTCTTTCTGGTTATCTTGAGCTTACAAATGAGCCCTATGCTATAGCTAAGATATCTGCTATAAAGCTTTGTAGATACTATAATGAACAGTACGGAACTAACTTCATATCGGTTATGCCGACGAACCTCTATGGGCCAAATGATAATTTTGATTTGTATACATCTCATGTTCTTCCAGCATTGATCAGAAAGTTTCATTTAGGTAAAGCCCTTGAGGATGGGGATTGGGAATCGATAAGAAGAGATTTAAACGCTAGGCCGATAGAGGATGTAAACGGCGAATGTTCGAAGGAGGTTATCTTAAAAATATTAGAGAAATATGGAATCCAATTTGATAAGCTTTCGCTTAAGGTAAATGTACTTATATGGGGAAGCGGGGAGGTTTATAGGGAGTTTCTATATGTAGAGGACCTTGCAGATGCTTGTGTCTTTTTAATGGAAAGCATTGATGCTCCTGAGATGAGAAAACTTTGCCCAGATTATTTCGTTAATGTGGGTACGGGTGAGGATATAAAGATAAAAGATCTAGCGGGTATTGTAAAGAAAATAGTAGGTTTTAGCGGAGAAGTAAGACAAGATCTTTCCAAGCCTGACGGTGTTCAGAGAAAATTACTTGATGTTTCAAAGATAAGAGAGCTTGGTTGGACACCTAAGGTAGGATTGGAGGAAGGGATAAAGAGGACTTATGAATGGTATATTGGAGTATAA
- a CDS encoding HD domain-containing protein, with product MVDLIKLEKNPKVRAYIQAADDFLSALGYTEHGFRHAAFVAKVARNILVKLDYGERMAELAAIAGYLHDIGNICGREMHGPAGALIAFRLLEEIGMDPSEIGKIMVAISNHEEEIGIPVDPITAALILADKSDVHYSRVRNPDIISFDIHDRVNYAVRRSFLNVDKDSRKITLEIEIDTEISQVMEYFEIFLTRMLISRKAAHILGCEFGLVINGVKLL from the coding sequence ATGGTGGATTTGATTAAGCTGGAAAAGAACCCAAAGGTCAGAGCTTATATTCAGGCAGCTGATGATTTTCTTTCTGCCTTAGGGTATACTGAACATGGTTTTAGACATGCGGCGTTTGTCGCTAAGGTTGCGAGGAACATTCTGGTTAAGCTTGACTATGGGGAAAGAATGGCTGAGCTTGCTGCTATAGCTGGGTATTTGCACGACATAGGTAATATATGTGGGAGAGAAATGCACGGGCCTGCTGGTGCTTTGATAGCTTTTAGACTTCTTGAGGAGATAGGGATGGATCCATCTGAGATAGGAAAGATCATGGTTGCTATAAGCAATCATGAGGAAGAGATAGGGATACCTGTGGATCCTATAACAGCTGCATTGATACTCGCAGATAAGTCTGATGTCCATTACAGTCGTGTTAGAAATCCCGACATAATAAGCTTTGATATCCATGATAGGGTTAACTATGCAGTGAGAAGATCCTTTCTGAATGTTGATAAAGATAGTAGAAAGATTACTTTAGAAATTGAAATAGATACTGAGATCTCACAGGTAATGGAGTATTTCGAAATATTCTTAACTCGAATGCTGATATCTCGCAAGGCTGCTCATATACTAGGTTGTGAGTTTGGCCTTGTAATAAATGGGGTTAAGCTTCTTTAA
- a CDS encoding amidohydrolase, with protein sequence MQDKIKRLVEEVKSELVEMRHYLHAYPEPSFEEYETTKFIVSKLREYGIDDIKVGCGGKESGVIATIRGKALKPMIALRADIDALRMREENRSLPYCSKNEGVMHACGHDAHIAILLATAKVLSQIKEELPGSVRLIFQPAEESAAGAKEIIKVGGMEDVDAVTGLHVWAYYPSGTLGFRKGPFFAAVDRIEINVKGKGGHGAAPQFAVDPIVISSAIILALQTVVSREVDPIEPAVVSICKIEGGTAFNIIPEEVKMVGTIRTFSPKTREKVVSRVEEIANSVAKAMRGSIEFVDYYSTPALINDSKFTEFASNIAKRLYGEESVIEADINMGGEDFSLYLERVPGTFFLLGTGNKEKGTDKPHHNPYFDVDDDALPKGVELMANIAYEFLRRGKL encoded by the coding sequence ATGCAAGACAAGATTAAAAGGTTGGTGGAAGAAGTAAAAAGTGAGCTTGTTGAAATGAGGCATTATCTTCACGCTTATCCTGAACCTTCTTTTGAAGAGTATGAGACTACTAAATTTATAGTCAGCAAGTTAAGAGAATATGGAATTGATGATATTAAGGTGGGTTGCGGAGGTAAAGAATCCGGTGTTATAGCTACCATAAGAGGGAAGGCTTTAAAGCCCATGATAGCTTTAAGAGCTGATATAGATGCCTTAAGAATGAGGGAGGAAAATAGATCTCTACCGTATTGTTCTAAGAATGAGGGTGTTATGCACGCTTGTGGGCATGATGCTCATATAGCGATTCTTTTAGCTACAGCTAAGGTTTTATCCCAAATTAAGGAGGAGCTTCCTGGGAGCGTTAGACTGATTTTTCAACCAGCAGAGGAAAGCGCTGCAGGTGCTAAAGAAATAATAAAGGTTGGTGGGATGGAAGATGTTGATGCTGTAACTGGGCTTCATGTATGGGCTTACTATCCATCTGGAACTTTAGGTTTCAGAAAAGGGCCGTTTTTTGCCGCTGTAGATAGAATAGAGATAAATGTTAAGGGTAAAGGTGGACATGGAGCTGCTCCTCAGTTTGCTGTTGATCCTATAGTTATATCTTCTGCTATTATCCTTGCTCTTCAGACTGTGGTTTCGAGGGAAGTAGATCCGATAGAGCCGGCTGTTGTATCTATATGTAAAATAGAGGGCGGAACGGCGTTTAATATAATTCCTGAAGAGGTTAAGATGGTAGGAACGATAAGGACTTTCTCACCTAAAACGAGGGAAAAGGTTGTTTCAAGAGTTGAGGAGATCGCGAATAGTGTGGCTAAGGCTATGAGGGGCTCGATAGAGTTTGTAGACTATTATTCTACGCCAGCTTTAATCAATGATTCTAAATTTACAGAGTTTGCTTCGAATATAGCTAAAAGGCTCTATGGAGAGGAGAGTGTAATAGAAGCGGATATAAATATGGGTGGAGAGGATTTTTCCCTTTATTTAGAAAGGGTTCCAGGTACTTTCTTTTTGCTTGGCACCGGCAATAAGGAGAAAGGTACTGACAAACCCCATCATAATCCTTACTTTGATGTGGATGATGATGCTCTTCCAAAAGGTGTAGAGCTCATGGCAAACATAGCTTATGAGTTTCTGAGGAGAGGGAAATTATGA
- a CDS encoding radical SAM protein, whose protein sequence is MKVGILTKLKGYVSGKILEGIASILASDDAAADEKIKRIFQLLSALSLTKFHKESFKEIARMADTGHPFFLLWKRVFKELSPKPREKLIWNLLVNAMILGRVIRDNKEEELGIHLPFFMVISPTMKCNLKCKGCYAGDYDTSNDLTFEEIDRILTEAKELGMYFFTVSGGEPFTRKDMFDIWAKHDDAYFNVYTNGTLITKDVARKLAELGNVAPMISIEGSKETTDKRRGSGIHEKALQAMDNLREAGVLFGFSATLTSASADSLTRDEFIDEMIERGCKVGWFFQYIPTGENPDLSYMSTPEQRARLHEKVEYWRSTRPIFLGDFWNDGRYVDGCMAGGERYLHIIANGDVEPCVFMHFAVDNIRNKSLVEVLKSPFFQAIREAQPYCDDNLLAPCLIIDKPHLLREIVKKCGAHPTHPGADKLIGELASGLDEYSRKIHEIYKKRWEEYERWLYVRSILFKEDKEYYRKRMEKRWKEMGLDPEDIYRKAQEWSSKLEDWRGKAATGAEGE, encoded by the coding sequence ATGAAAGTTGGAATATTAACTAAGCTCAAAGGATATGTATCTGGTAAGATCCTTGAGGGTATAGCGAGTATATTAGCTTCGGATGATGCAGCTGCAGATGAAAAGATAAAGAGAATTTTTCAACTTTTGTCTGCTTTATCCTTAACTAAGTTTCACAAGGAGTCTTTTAAGGAGATTGCTAGAATGGCTGATACGGGCCACCCCTTTTTCCTTTTATGGAAACGCGTCTTTAAGGAACTTTCTCCAAAGCCCAGGGAAAAGCTAATTTGGAATCTTCTCGTTAATGCCATGATTCTCGGCAGAGTTATAAGAGATAATAAGGAGGAAGAGCTTGGCATACATCTTCCTTTTTTCATGGTTATAAGTCCTACCATGAAGTGTAACTTAAAGTGTAAGGGATGTTATGCGGGAGATTATGATACCTCTAACGATCTTACCTTTGAAGAGATAGATAGGATATTGACTGAAGCCAAGGAGTTAGGCATGTATTTCTTTACCGTTTCTGGTGGAGAGCCTTTCACGAGGAAGGATATGTTTGACATATGGGCGAAGCATGATGATGCTTATTTTAACGTTTATACTAACGGGACTTTAATAACTAAGGACGTTGCTCGAAAGCTGGCAGAGCTTGGTAATGTCGCGCCTATGATAAGCATAGAGGGATCTAAGGAAACTACCGATAAGAGGAGAGGAAGCGGTATTCACGAGAAAGCCCTTCAGGCAATGGATAATTTGAGGGAGGCTGGGGTTTTATTTGGCTTTTCGGCGACATTAACCAGTGCTAGTGCCGATTCCTTAACAAGAGATGAATTTATAGATGAGATGATAGAAAGAGGTTGCAAGGTTGGTTGGTTCTTCCAATACATACCTACTGGAGAAAACCCTGATCTTTCTTATATGTCGACTCCCGAACAGAGAGCGAGGCTTCATGAGAAGGTGGAGTATTGGCGCTCGACGAGGCCTATCTTTTTGGGTGATTTTTGGAATGATGGTAGGTATGTAGATGGATGTATGGCTGGAGGAGAGAGGTATCTTCATATAATAGCTAATGGAGATGTGGAGCCTTGTGTTTTTATGCACTTTGCTGTAGATAATATAAGAAATAAGAGCCTAGTTGAGGTCCTTAAATCTCCGTTCTTCCAGGCTATAAGGGAAGCTCAGCCATATTGTGATGATAATCTTCTAGCTCCTTGCTTGATAATAGATAAGCCTCATCTTTTAAGAGAGATAGTTAAGAAATGCGGGGCTCATCCAACACATCCTGGTGCTGATAAGCTCATAGGTGAACTTGCATCGGGTTTAGATGAGTACTCTAGAAAGATACATGAGATATACAAGAAGCGCTGGGAAGAATATGAAAGATGGCTTTATGTCAGAAGCATATTGTTTAAGGAGGATAAAGAATACTATAGAAAGAGAATGGAGAAACGCTGGAAAGAGATGGGACTTGATCCTGAAGATATATATAGAAAAGCTCAAGAATGGAGCAGTAAGCTTGAAGACTGGCGTGGTAAAGCAGCTACTGGTGCGGAGGGTGAGTAG
- a CDS encoding glycosyltransferase family 9 protein, which produces MVINKSKIRKILVIRLDAIGDVILTTPFIRELRRNFSGAFISLVVDQKAYNLVEVCPYVNEVLAFRNLRMDDKMKTIKAYLLPIWFAFEYFRGKNFDLALLPRWDTDWYGAAYLAFLSGARIRVGYSENINANKAIWNRGFDSFLTHVIDIRDLKHEVERNLNVLHFLGLEVLDDRLELWTSKDDELFADFTLKIAGVSDNDILIAIAPGAGWVRRRWPIERFLAVCKWISKRYDVKFLVLGGKGEEELGLFLEKMLEDRVINLVSKTTLRQAVALLKRSKLFIGNDSSPMHMASACGIPVVALFCHPKNGDPASHHSPIRFGPWKTKSIVLQPERAVSPCSSECKADQPHCILGIEVDQVIDAVSSLLDGIIY; this is translated from the coding sequence ATGGTCATAAATAAGAGCAAGATCAGAAAGATCCTTGTAATTCGCCTTGATGCAATAGGTGATGTCATATTAACTACTCCCTTTATACGTGAGTTAAGAAGAAACTTTTCAGGCGCTTTTATTAGCCTTGTTGTCGATCAGAAAGCCTATAATTTAGTTGAGGTCTGTCCTTACGTAAATGAGGTTCTTGCATTTAGAAATTTAAGAATGGATGATAAGATGAAAACTATTAAGGCTTATCTTCTACCTATTTGGTTTGCCTTTGAGTACTTTCGGGGTAAGAATTTCGATTTAGCCTTGCTTCCTCGTTGGGATACCGATTGGTATGGTGCGGCTTACCTTGCCTTTTTAAGTGGAGCTAGGATTCGTGTGGGGTATTCTGAAAATATTAACGCTAATAAAGCTATTTGGAATAGAGGTTTTGATTCCTTTCTTACTCATGTTATAGATATAAGGGATCTAAAACATGAAGTAGAACGTAATCTTAACGTGCTTCACTTTCTTGGTTTAGAGGTCCTGGATGATAGATTAGAGCTCTGGACAAGCAAAGATGATGAGCTTTTCGCTGATTTTACCCTTAAAATAGCAGGTGTTAGTGATAATGATATTTTAATAGCTATTGCTCCAGGAGCAGGTTGGGTAAGGAGAAGATGGCCTATAGAACGCTTCTTAGCGGTATGTAAATGGATATCAAAGCGTTATGATGTGAAATTTCTTGTCCTTGGCGGAAAGGGCGAAGAGGAGCTCGGTTTGTTTTTAGAGAAGATGCTTGAAGATAGGGTTATTAATCTTGTTTCAAAGACTACACTTCGCCAGGCTGTTGCATTACTTAAGCGTTCTAAGCTCTTTATTGGGAATGACTCTTCCCCGATGCATATGGCATCAGCCTGTGGTATTCCTGTGGTGGCTTTATTTTGTCACCCTAAGAATGGAGATCCTGCCTCTCATCATTCTCCTATTCGTTTCGGTCCTTGGAAGACTAAAAGTATAGTTTTGCAGCCTGAAAGAGCCGTTTCTCCTTGCTCATCTGAGTGTAAGGCAGACCAACCTCACTGCATATTGGGAATAGAGGTTGATCAGGTTATAGATGCTGTTTCGTCTTTGTTAGATGGTATAATATATTAA
- a CDS encoding NAD(P)H-dependent oxidoreductase — MPRILVVYHSRTGNTKAMAEAVAEGVRNEGVEVTLKNVIEASPEDMLNHDGIIIGTPTYFGAPSAEIKKLIDNSVKYYGDLEGKVGAAFASCGVLGGGAETAALDIIKAFLIHGMIVQGITNGAHYGPISVGKPNALILSECKELGKKVARLVKKLF; from the coding sequence ATGCCGAGGATTTTGGTGGTTTATCACTCTCGTACTGGTAATACAAAGGCCATGGCTGAAGCTGTGGCTGAAGGTGTGAGAAATGAAGGAGTAGAAGTCACTCTTAAGAACGTTATTGAGGCGAGTCCTGAGGATATGCTTAATCACGATGGTATAATAATTGGAACTCCTACTTACTTTGGTGCCCCATCCGCAGAGATTAAGAAGCTTATCGATAATAGCGTTAAATATTACGGAGATCTTGAAGGTAAGGTGGGAGCTGCTTTTGCTTCTTGTGGGGTTTTGGGTGGAGGGGCTGAAACCGCTGCTTTAGATATAATCAAGGCCTTTTTAATTCATGGTATGATAGTTCAGGGAATAACTAATGGTGCTCATTATGGTCCTATATCTGTTGGTAAGCCAAATGCCTTGATCTTAAGCGAGTGTAAGGAGCTTGGTAAAAAAGTTGCTAGACTAGTTAAAAAGCTGTTTTAA
- the yajC gene encoding preprotein translocase subunit YajC, whose amino-acid sequence MQQQPSVLGGLLPLILIFVVFYFLLIWPQRKQRERHRRMIESLRRGDKIVTVGGIYGTVRDIKDDSFIIEIDRLEEDKPVKIRVTKSAIAAKRESVEETSESKENKE is encoded by the coding sequence ATGCAGCAACAGCCAAGTGTTTTAGGAGGTTTGCTTCCTCTAATACTTATATTTGTAGTTTTTTATTTCCTTTTAATTTGGCCTCAGAGAAAGCAGAGGGAAAGGCATAGGAGGATGATAGAGAGCTTAAGAAGGGGAGATAAGATAGTAACGGTAGGTGGCATATACGGTACTGTGCGAGATATAAAGGATGACAGTTTCATAATTGAGATTGATAGGTTAGAGGAGGACAAGCCGGTCAAGATACGTGTGACAAAAAGTGCAATAGCTGCTAAAAGGGAGAGTGTAGAGGAGACAAGCGAGTCTAAAGAGAACAAGGAGTAA
- a CDS encoding HIT domain-containing protein, with the protein MNFIFAPWRIEYIRAPKASVCFLCDLPREDKDDENLILYRGKSCFIIMNNYPYNPGHLMIAPYRHIGELEKLSKDELLEMMLLTQKAIFLLKKAMRPDGFNLGFNIGKVAGAGLEDHVHLHIVPRWNGDTNFMPIIADTKVVPQAVRDTYKTLKDVLSSCD; encoded by the coding sequence ATGAACTTTATATTTGCTCCATGGAGGATAGAGTATATTCGTGCTCCTAAGGCTTCAGTGTGTTTCTTATGCGATTTACCCCGAGAGGATAAGGATGATGAAAACCTCATACTTTATAGGGGGAAGTCGTGTTTTATCATAATGAACAATTATCCTTACAACCCAGGACATCTTATGATTGCTCCCTATAGGCACATCGGTGAGCTTGAAAAACTATCTAAGGATGAGCTTTTAGAGATGATGCTTCTGACTCAGAAGGCGATTTTTCTACTTAAAAAAGCTATGAGGCCTGATGGTTTTAATCTTGGCTTTAACATAGGTAAGGTAGCAGGTGCGGGTCTTGAGGATCATGTTCACCTTCATATAGTTCCTAGATGGAATGGAGATACCAACTTTATGCCCATTATAGCTGATACAAAGGTAGTCCCTCAGGCTGTTAGGGATACTTATAAAACCCTAAAAGATGTTCTTTCGTCTTGTGATTGA
- the lat gene encoding L-lysine 6-transaminase, translated as MMGERCSVRPEEVLELLSKYMLVDGFPVVIDMEKSQGSWIIDARDGRRFLDLYSFFASSPLGLNHPKLANDEFKERVFRAAVNKVANSDIYTIEMAEFVKTFMKVAAPTQYVHLFLIDGGALAIENALKVAFDWKVRKNFKKGYKEEKGHKVIHFKDAFHGRTGYTLSMTNTADPRKHMYFPKFDWPRVLNPKIVWPLERYIEEVKRAEEESIKQIKQAIHDNPDDIAAIIIETIQGEGGDNHFRGEFLRKLREIADEEDIMLIFDEVQCGMGITGKMWAFQHFDVYPDIIAFGKKSQVCGILVTNRVDEVENNCFVESSRINSTWGGNIVDMVRATRILEIYEENKILEHVNRISPVLHEELLHLEEEFPNLVSNVRYRGLMAAIDFPTSAIRDEFRRRIFEKGVLILGCGTKGVRFRPALTIGEDEIREGMKRVRETLKEIKV; from the coding sequence ATGATGGGAGAAAGATGTTCCGTTCGGCCAGAAGAGGTTCTTGAACTGCTTTCTAAATATATGCTTGTTGATGGTTTTCCTGTGGTTATAGATATGGAAAAGAGTCAAGGAAGCTGGATTATTGATGCTCGTGATGGAAGGCGCTTTCTTGACTTATATTCCTTTTTTGCCTCTTCTCCGTTAGGGTTGAATCACCCTAAGCTTGCTAACGATGAGTTTAAAGAAAGGGTATTTCGAGCAGCTGTCAATAAGGTTGCTAATTCAGATATATACACAATTGAGATGGCTGAGTTTGTCAAAACCTTTATGAAAGTTGCTGCTCCGACTCAGTATGTTCATCTCTTTCTAATAGATGGCGGTGCTCTTGCTATAGAAAACGCTTTGAAGGTGGCTTTTGATTGGAAGGTTAGAAAAAATTTCAAAAAGGGCTATAAGGAAGAAAAGGGGCATAAGGTTATTCACTTTAAGGATGCTTTTCATGGAAGAACCGGTTATACATTAAGTATGACTAATACAGCAGATCCTCGTAAACATATGTATTTCCCTAAATTTGATTGGCCTCGTGTTTTAAATCCTAAAATAGTTTGGCCTTTAGAGAGATATATTGAGGAAGTGAAGAGAGCTGAAGAGGAAAGCATAAAGCAGATTAAGCAAGCTATACATGATAATCCTGATGATATAGCGGCAATTATAATAGAAACTATACAGGGTGAAGGAGGAGATAATCACTTTAGGGGAGAGTTTTTAAGGAAGCTTAGAGAGATAGCTGATGAGGAGGATATAATGCTTATTTTTGATGAAGTTCAGTGTGGGATGGGTATAACTGGTAAGATGTGGGCTTTCCAGCACTTTGATGTGTATCCCGATATAATAGCCTTTGGCAAAAAATCTCAGGTTTGTGGAATACTTGTTACAAATAGGGTTGATGAAGTTGAGAATAATTGTTTTGTTGAGTCAAGTAGAATCAATTCCACCTGGGGAGGAAATATTGTTGATATGGTAAGAGCTACCAGGATACTTGAGATATACGAAGAGAATAAGATTCTTGAGCATGTTAATAGAATTTCCCCGGTTCTTCATGAAGAGCTTCTTCATCTTGAGGAAGAATTTCCAAACCTTGTTTCCAATGTAAGATATAGAGGTTTAATGGCTGCTATAGATTTTCCAACATCTGCTATTAGGGATGAATTTAGAAGGAGGATCTTTGAAAAAGGGGTATTAATATTGGGATGCGGTACTAAGGGTGTAAGGTTTAGGCCTGCCCTGACCATAGGTGAGGATGAGATAAGGGAGGGGATGAAGAGGGTAAGAGAGACCCTTAAGGAAATTAAAGTTTAG
- the secD gene encoding protein translocase subunit SecD has protein sequence MKRGDIIRLVLIASIIIAAAVYVFPIEGRINLGLDLKGGSHIILQCVSTPNAPVTEDSVARVLEILRNRIDQFGVAEPVIQKAGPDRILVQLPGVKDPQAAIELLGKTALLEFREVEDVGPQKPLEPQRRNYSSEEEYKGALSRYEEALKLYNEALKEFEEKAKKETGFTVNFEKDTGRVYLLGKTWLTGGYLRDARTSFDRFGAPAVSLEFNSEGAKIFEEATRKNVGRQLAIVLDGNVISAPVVQEVIPEGKAQITGRFTLDEAQRLAILLRAGALPVKVDVAENRSIGPALGQDSIRRGIRAGLFGAALVFIFMVLYYGLLGLVADFALAVNVLLVFAALSGLGATLTLPGIAGIVLNIGMAVDGNILIFERIKEELKEGKTVRAAIDAGFRKAFRTIFDANITTLIAAVVLFYFGSGPIKGFAVTLSLGVIISMFTAITVTRSILDVLLSMKVKALKTLVVPKAKEG, from the coding sequence TTGAAGCGGGGAGACATCATTCGTTTAGTTCTGATAGCTAGTATTATTATAGCTGCTGCTGTTTATGTTTTTCCAATTGAGGGACGAATAAACTTAGGGTTAGACCTTAAGGGAGGTTCTCATATAATTCTTCAGTGCGTTTCTACACCTAACGCTCCCGTGACCGAGGATTCTGTTGCAAGGGTTTTAGAAATTTTGAGAAATAGGATAGATCAGTTTGGGGTTGCTGAACCTGTGATTCAGAAAGCTGGACCGGATAGGATATTGGTTCAGCTTCCTGGTGTTAAGGATCCTCAGGCTGCTATAGAGCTTCTTGGTAAAACTGCTTTACTTGAATTTAGGGAAGTTGAGGATGTCGGTCCTCAAAAGCCTCTGGAACCTCAAAGGAGAAATTATTCTTCGGAAGAGGAATATAAAGGCGCCTTATCAAGATATGAAGAGGCATTGAAGCTTTATAATGAGGCTTTGAAGGAGTTTGAGGAGAAAGCCAAAAAGGAGACAGGCTTTACTGTTAACTTTGAGAAGGATACGGGTAGAGTATATCTTCTTGGAAAGACTTGGTTAACAGGTGGTTATCTTAGAGATGCAAGAACAAGCTTTGATAGATTCGGAGCTCCTGCTGTTAGTCTTGAATTTAATAGCGAGGGAGCTAAGATTTTCGAAGAGGCAACGAGAAAAAATGTGGGAAGACAGCTTGCGATCGTTCTCGATGGAAATGTTATTTCAGCTCCCGTCGTTCAAGAGGTTATTCCAGAGGGCAAGGCACAAATAACCGGTAGATTTACCCTTGATGAAGCTCAAAGGCTTGCGATTCTTCTAAGAGCGGGAGCTTTGCCTGTAAAAGTTGATGTGGCTGAAAATAGATCCATAGGTCCTGCCTTAGGTCAGGATTCTATAAGAAGAGGTATTAGAGCAGGTCTATTTGGAGCTGCTTTAGTATTTATCTTCATGGTTCTTTATTATGGTTTACTTGGTCTTGTTGCAGATTTTGCTCTTGCTGTTAATGTTCTTTTGGTTTTTGCCGCTCTTTCTGGACTTGGGGCTACACTGACACTTCCTGGAATAGCTGGTATAGTTCTTAATATAGGTATGGCTGTAGACGGAAATATCTTGATATTCGAAAGGATAAAGGAAGAGCTTAAAGAGGGGAAAACGGTAAGAGCTGCTATAGATGCTGGTTTTAGGAAAGCCTTTAGGACCATATTTGATGCTAATATTACCACTCTTATAGCTGCTGTAGTTCTATTTTACTTTGGTAGTGGGCCTATAAAAGGATTTGCTGTTACCTTAAGTCTTGGTGTAATAATAAGTATGTTTACAGCGATCACTGTGACGAGAAGCATACTTGATGTTCTGCTTTCAATGAAAGTTAAAGCTTTAAAGACGCTTGTTGTTCCAAAAGCAAAGGAGGGATAG